The Raphanus sativus cultivar WK10039 chromosome 6, ASM80110v3, whole genome shotgun sequence sequence TTTAGCTAACAAGTCATCAAAAGAAGGGAGCATGTAATGTTTGAAGCAATGTGTggatcaaattttaaaaatatttttttaatcctaATGCCACGGTGTTGATTACTTGTTGGCTACGAGATTGTGGAAAGTAATTGAAACACTAGACTTCCAAAGAGTTTAGGCCTCAGTCTACctatttatcatttatttgaaTCTATGACAGGGTACTCTGagaacatatttgaaattatttaaatctATGACAGATtcgtatataaaaatttatggaTAAAAGTCATTCCGCTtattaaaattaccaaaaaactcaaatataaaaaattaaagttttcaaaagaaattaaaaaaaaaaaatatatacctgtcttatcaatagatcatgttcaactatgtattttattttaaaagattgttttatcaaataaatttaatatttaatacaaataataattataaaaaacttaaatataaaaattaaaattttcaaaaaataatttaaacaaacaaatatatcCACCATTTAAAAGGATggataaaaatctaatatatatatataaattataagatATGTTCTTATGATAAAAGACAGCAAAAGGAGGGTCCAAAACAAACATAGCTAATGTCGGAGGACATAAATACAACAAAAGGCCGAGGAACCtttaattaattattcaacAGAGCAAACAAGCTCTCATGCTGCTAATGGGTGCTCCTCGTGCTTGCAGGAATCATGGAGCTTGTGAGCAGAATCGTGGAGCCTAAAGCCATGTTTCTCTTCCAACTCTTCAAACCAACGCAAAGTGTCTTGATGAACAAAGTCGGTGGCCTTTTCAACCTCAAAGGCAGATAAGTGGGGGATTGTGCAGTCTTTCTTAGCCAAGACAAAGTCTGGAATCACATCATCAACGTCCTGAGCCAGCATGTGTTGCCTGACCTTTTCGATATAAGCCAAAATAGGGAGGCATCTCATTGCAATGGTATACATACAACCAACAGCATTCACTTTCAGATACTTGCACCGGTCCAGGGTCTTACAATCATCCTTTTCCATAAGCTGGATAAAATACCTGGCGATTTTCATGAGCAATTGACGTGCATACTTGAGCTGCACTAGAGCAAGGTCCAAGTCATCGAAGTAGTGCTCGAAATAGTCTATGCACACAGGTTCATTGATGATCTTAAACTCTTGGATAACCGTAGAGAGCTTAGCCTGAATGCATGACCGTGCGAGCCTAAGCTTTCTCAGGTAGGAAAAACGGACATCACAGAAACTGGTATTCCGGATGACAATGGCTGGTTTCTGGTGTTCCTTGAGATTGAGGATGGCATTAGCAAAACAATTTTCATCTGGAACCACGCTCATTTTCTTGAATCTATTCTTCACCTCCACCATTGAATCTCTATCCATTGAAGGTGCTTTATTCATGTCTGCACtgctaaataaaaataaaaattctgtTACTTTTGCGaagcaagcaaatcaatcaattCATGTCAACATATTTATATGCACCGAAATTTCAATACACATACAGAGACCACTATTTACCAAATCTTTGCTCCAACGTTAATCAAAGATACAAAATCCTAGGTCAAATTTTCTAAGACAGATCGATACATATAAGAAACTACTGTTTGGGAATGAGAAACTTACGACTTGCTTTGAGGCTTGGAAGAGGATGAGGGAGGAGAGACCTAGAAAAACAGCTTATGTATACCTGTGTCTTTGTCTCAACATAAAATTAGGGTTCACGAGGCATATGCTTATTTTTTTGGTTCCCATGTTTTGGCTATTAACATAAATTAAGGTTATGATGTTTTGGGCTTTTTTTGGTGTTAGCTTACACTTAAAACCTTTTGTCTTCTGTGCTCTCGAACCATTTGAATCCAAAGACGTTTGCACTCCAACTAAccgaaacatatatataactagatatgagcccgttgcgttgcaacggatttttatgattttagaaaaggaaaaataatgttaatattattgtACAAATCGGTTTTGatatagcatttttaaaaacgaaaattactgTAACTTTGTTTTACAAATAGTGATAATATGTCAATAATAAGATTGTagtatttttgtttggtttttttttgtcaacccaaATGTATTAATAAAAGCCCAAAGGCATAATACAAGCAattcaagttttaaaatttatacattcAGTCCATTGCAGGCCCGAGTTAAAAGATAGGAATAAACCTATACTAAACACGTGTCAACTACCGGTCCAACTGGTGACGAGTCTAACTGGTAACCATCTCGGGAATACTAGGAACAAATAGAAAAGGAATAGATGGGAATAAAATTATGGGAATAATGAGGAATGGTTATTCCATATTAAATTTAGTGAggaacaaatttattttttaattctctACAATAAAAGGAACGAGGAGGAATGAAAAAGAATAACTATTCCTTGtgaatggtaaaatttgttaggaacattaaggaatgcattattcctcttcattccttggtcaccagttagacccgACATCTATTCAAGGAAAAAATATCAGGGAATCATATGTTCTTCTcaattccttttctttttcacCAGTTAGAAggaaatttaattatttgtagGAATTAGTAATTCTTTCACGTTCCCTTTCTTATAAGgaattactagattttgacccgcgcacCCGCGCGGGTGTTCGTTTTAGTTtgaaattttatgatatttttataggTTATGTAGTAgctgatattatatatatatatatatatattaaatggtgATATAAAGTGTTTAAATGATGaattgtattatttatttatatctaaattGTTGGAAAGATGTTTGTTAATCTTATagcttttatttgtttttattaattttatattcaatgAAACAAATATTCGATTTTTTTACTCTCCACTTTCATGGATTATCTTATTaacatatttagaaatttaaatgaataagTTCATATTAAACTATTAACCATATTTAGTTATAGATGAAATATACTTGGGcaaattttatgtatattagaaaatttgaatttatagtttattaaaaatgatttctaGTAAAAtaagtaggggtgggcaaaaaaaatgaatcgaaccgaaccaactGAACTGAACTAAAACTTATccgaatcaaaccaaaatttattatCCAATAGttaggtttaagattttcccaaaccgaacaaaccgaaccgaaaccgatccgaaccaaaccgaattaaACTGAACTTGTAACcaatgtgtttttttataaCGTATCagcaatattatatatactaaaatccTAACGCTAGAGTCTTTTTTAACTctgttaatgatttttttttaattctatttactttagttaacttttgtttcatgtttttataatttttttgtagtttgttaaggtcttttgtttcagttttatattagatttaacTTACATAGTTTTTAGACATTATTAacgatgttttttttaattttctatttactaagttaactttgatttgattgtgctcttaaaaagttttttttgtttcggttttatattggatttagtcaacataatttagtttttcataATTGTTGTCAACATGATGATTTTATGACCAtgcatttttgttttaaaactgaaccgaattaaaaccgaaccaaattcaAACCGAACCAGAACCGACTTTAACCAAACTAATTATGGTTTATTTTGGTTGGACAAATTGttgaaccgaattaaccaaaccgaactaaacTCGACCCGAATcgataaaataaccgaagtgcgCATccctaaaaaaattaatatcaatattTCTTTCAACTTTTATAGTTTACCAAATTTTTGTTAGGCCATGTTCTCTTACGATCATTCTATATGTACGTCCGATCTATTGTTATCACTGTTATAGcaataaaaaaaagactatGTTTTGTATATATGCTATTAATTCAAAGGCTAAATGATATAAGTAAAATACATATAGAAggtgataattttttatttacttgaaTAGAATATACGGTGTGCAAGTAATAGAATTTAGTTTTTTGATTCACTATCTGGGCAATGAAGGAGATAACAGCTCAAAACGTGATGGACTTAATAATGACAGGTGCACATAATGTGGCCATTAAatttgtttgacaaaaaaactaaatgggTTTTGTTACTAATGTTTCGTGAGATAGTAGATagttaaataaggaaaaaacTTTTTGTTAAAGTCAGTGGCAATCTATTGTAAATAATGAGAAAAAATAAGGGTGATTTCTCATTTGTACTTcgcttttaataggatagatagaTAGAGTAAATATATTCCACGTTAAATTAGATATGGAACCAATTTTCCTTCTAATTAATTCCATATCATTCCTTTAATTCTTTTCATTGAGATTGAGGATGGCATTAGCAAAACAATTTTCATCTGGAACCACGCTCATTTTCTTGAATCTATTCTTCACCTCCACCATTGAATCTCTATCCATTGAAGGTGCTTTATTCATGTCTGCACTgctaaataaagataaaaattcTGTTACTTTTGCGaagcaagcaaatcaatcaattCATGTCAACATATTTATATGCACCGAAATTTCAATACACATACAGAGACCACTATTTACCAAATCTTTGCTCCAACGTTAATCAAAGATACAAAATCCTAGGTCAAATTTCTAAGACAGATCGATACATATAAGAAACTACTGTTTGGGAATGAGAAACTTACGACTTGCTTTGAGGCTTGGAAGAGGATGAGGGAGGAGAGACCTAGAAAAACAGCTTATGTATACCTGTGTCTTTGTCTCAACATAAAATTAGGGTTCACGAGGCATATGCTTATTTTTTTGGTTCCCATGTTTTGGCTATTAACATAAATTAAGGTTATGATGTTTTGGGCTTTTTTTGGTGTTAGCTTACACTTAAAACCTTTTGTCTTCTGTGCTCTCGAACCATTTGAATCCAAAGACGTTTGCACTCCAACGAAccgaaacatatatataactagatatgagcccgttACGTTGCAACggattttgtttgatgttttagtttaataaaaacataataaaaaatcatttcattataattttatgatttttatgcaTATGTTGTgtaagatttattttataattaaaaacccTTTTCACacataagttcaagttaatatttgtattttataatcattgttcATAGATCAATGTTGTAAATTTTGCAATTAGGATTAAAGAAGATACTATACCTAAACGTTTAAAACTCAACACAACccaaaataagaaattgaatgaaaggcaaaaagaaatcaaagtcaAATACACCATTCGAGTCAAGGACAATATTATACATGTTCTTATGTACTAacttaatgttttattaaataagttttaaaaaaaatattttgctaggattttaaaaaaggaaatttttttatttataaatcttctatttaattacaattaataaattaaataaaaaaataaatactcttttacatttttaaattttagaaaaggaaaatttgtCATATAACCTATTACAATTATAttctctttagaatttcagaaacaaattgctatcaaataattatttctagttattaataaataatcttaaaattgcTTTTATTAACACTTTGTATCAATACCACTTTTACACTTCTTTCGTTAAttaaagaattttaaatattatgttcATCATCACACACTCTCTTTAAATATTATGTTCATCATCATCCTTATAAAATACTTagaaatatgatacaaatttcttttgtttatgatttattttagaaaaaaggaaaaaaaaaactatcaaatattccTTTACAGcttttaggattttagaaaaggaaattaatattacttaatcttttacaattatatttcatctaggatttataaaaacaaaatttctatcaaataattatttccagttaatattaattatttttaaaagatggcattttcaaaattcgtttttttcaatatcactaatgttttttttcaatttgtattgttaattaaataattgttagtatcatgtttatcattaaatttttaaattaaaaattactattattattttacaattctctccggttaggatttaaaagaaaaagaaaaaaaatcttgattgattaagattagaaaatatttttttttagaaatctcttttatttaagattttatgaaaaaagTTATTTTCACATAATGTCAGTTTTGATTGACACattcaaaatctaatttttagtaattaacacatgtcgcaatcaTATCAGGTGAAATGTTTCAAGttatttttgctttatatttttttttaacacagaattattaaaacataaatttagttaattataagaaaaataagattattttacctttacatttttatttataatttttttaataaaggaaaactaattattttattaggttttccttatgatttttatgcaactattttatctttaatagaaaaatatctgtttaatatatgatgtaaacaacaacatcaaaattggaatttatgttataataaaatgtaataatgataataaaatgttgagttgtatcaagaaattaaaagaaaatactcaGGTAATACTTTTCATGTACATACTattgtgttttgtaaaaataatatgtggaaGCTTAAACCTAAATTTAGATGTGAAATGTTTGTAGCTATTTTTggtcataatttttaatatacaattaTCTATTAGAAAAGAAAGTTAGTtacttataagaaaataatatagtactttttacaattttcttttaattaggcttttaaaaaggaatattatttattataaagttagtttttctccatgttttttattaaataattgaaattgtgGGATTTTACAATTcgtttgtttaacatttttttaaaaagttgaatttatcttttataattctctATCTTTAGTGAGTTTAAGAATAaacactataatttttttaaaaaagaattaactttctaatacctttttgcaattattatttttgtttagtcttttgaaaaaagaaattactatcaaatattttataatatagaattttaaaagactatgtaatagtaattttccctttctaaaatatataatgattcaaaatatatactaaaattaatattgaagaaataattttaaattttatttaatagtgaaaagtaattataaaaattatttaatagtaattattttagaaactttccttttttaaagaattttccttttttaaatctctattaaataattaaaaaagagaattatatcatatttttgacacatgtcaccaTCTTAAAACAAatttgacacatgtcacaatcatgttaattagtaattttgaagaaccaagctttatataataagatatctATAATACTACTTCCAAGAAGTAATTTTCCTATGTATTACATTCACGTTAGTTAATTTTCACGACaattaacaataataatataataaattaatcaaataactatatctaattttcattattaaaaagtagatttctttttctttttatttagttctttttgttttatattttctccaaaataacattataataaacaaaaaaattaaattttaaaattaaatatactttatatacaattttacaaagtaattttaatgttaaaatgaaaaatgatctttccattttaaagaaaatactaaaaacatgatatatattataaaaataataactctGTTTTTTTACCAACCTATTTTtcaaactattaaaaaataaatatttgccaTTATTAAACGCATTATTTGATAAGCTAGTTTCAAATGTGTCATACTGACGATAATTCTTAAATGACTAAATTATAGTGATATTGTTAATAATCAACcgacaaaaaaaatgttgataaattaaaatataatatataattatcatattatgaagtttttattttcttttttatttaggtggcgttttctttatattttttagaataaataataaaacaattctaaattttcaaatgaaaatgaaaatatgttttatatataataggattttataaaaggaaagttcacaaaatcatttttgatagtcaaataaataaataaataatctatttAGAAGATAATCTTAAacaatatagtatatatatcataaaagtaataaatatattatttatataattttaaatagcataaatcaatatattttaaagagcTAAAATATTATACTTTACTATtgttaaaattgtttatttaaaaaaaaatattttcattttaattttctttataattgtACATCCCAATATTGgcacaataataataatcaaacaatCTCAATTTTACGTTTAGATTATTTTAGTAagtttgaatttatattttatacatctAATGTATAAAGTTacttagaattttaaaaatattttaattatttttcataaattttcaaaattttatcagtTATATGTTTGTTTATGCAATTTGGTATCGATCAttactttattttctaattttatttttcatataaaaaatatcaaatatttaaaagaataaaatatatttacacatctaaaatgaagaacaaaactaatacaataaataaaaataatttaatttggctaaatcagattaaaataattatactttagtattaaagaataattttattttagtacaATAAATACACCTAATTTGATTTGGCTgaattagattaaaaataactaaaataattttactttaattaaataaatcttCATCATCTTTGTTTCCATTAGTGTTGGCATTATTAACTTTACTCATTATGTTTCAGTTTgatacacaaaaatataaacatgaGTTCAATTTACTTATTTCGATCAAGTTTTGACTTTGGCTATCACttgtaaaatgaaaaaagtaAATGGAATCATATATTGCATCATTAGGTCTTACAATGAGTAGGTTAATTTCACCAATTTTGTGTTCACGTCGAGGTTATAATTTTCTTAAGTTATTTCAATAAATTCGGCAAATATATAACCATCAATTAAAATGAACAATCTATTTCATATGTCATTATCAacctaaaattctaaaaaaatattttttcacaaACAATTCTCCGTAAACTCTAGATAACTAAACCACCATTTGTAAAAATGACATTAAAACACAATAGCAAACCGAAAACACCACCTTAGAAAAAACTTCATTACTCTCGTTagctaaaaatattaatatatcatacTTTTAAAATTTCGTACTTATAACCAATTaagttataaatttcataaagaACCCCcaagaatttttaaatttggagAAATGCAAGTTTactaatcaaaatataaatccCAGCCAAACCAAAACATGTGAAATAAGTGGTGAAAATTGAAACTTCGACTGATAATGATAATGAATCCGAGATTATTACTCTCAAAATGCACTCGTGAGTATAATCAATATAGAGTCTTGGTATCTCTATTACAACACCTCACTGGATCACACCAATTCGACTGTATAGAGATTAATTATCTCTGAAATACACCACCGTAATTAAATTCTCTTCGTAGATGATGCAGGAGCAGCTCCACTACCGTCTCTGTCGCGATCACCACCGAGAtaagactctctctctctattctgTTTTTGTAACAGAATGTAACAACCTCTCGCTACTTGacttgaggaagaagaatagTAGATGATGGTATAATCATCATTAATCAAAGCTACGTAGTTTTACTATGGGCCTCTTGCTTTCTTACGTAGGTAACACTCAAGCCCAGCTTTATGACATCTCCCTTAGATCACTATTCAGCTAGCGGGCCTTTGCACCAGCGCATCCCATTTCAGCTCAGACCACGTGAACACGAGAAACTATAATAAAGCTTTTCAAACTCATGCCAAAGCTTTCGATAATTTTAAACAGTAGTAGTGGTACTAAAGTATCATTGTCTTGTTTGTAGGAATGCTGCTTGTATTGAACATATATACATTTGAATCAGTACGTTCCCTAGCATGGCTATACGATAATTTGAACGTGTTTGAACTCTCAGACATAGAGTAGCAAAAACCTTTCTGTAAAGTGACACTGCATACAGACGAAAATGCCTGTGTAAAGCAGATAGTGAAATGAGAAATCTGAGCTtcgagagaaagaaaaaacaaagttaataGTGTACAATACAGTTTGAACATGTCATCATGATGTATTCTAAACTCCTCttagtaaaacaaaataaatggtCAATGGAAAATTAAGACATGGTGGTGAAACTCTAGAAATTTTGGTTATCAAAATAGTTGAGCCACTCATTGTAATCATCTAACCCTGGTTCAACCATTCGGCTACACAACTCACCATGATCTGATCTCTCATGGACTTCCACAGAGTCTGGTTTGGATACAGGAGGAATCTTGCGATCTTCAAATAGAGACTCTAGTGATTGTGGTGCATTCACCTCAAATCCACATGCCATATCCTCCACCAAGATTTCCTCCAACTCCTCTTCCTCATTAATCTTCTCGCTCTTAATAACGTCATTAGAGGCTGATGAGGAGGCCGGGGAGGAAGAATGGGACACTGAAGAAGCTTGACTGGTAACATCTGATGATGCTGATGAGTTGCTCTTCATCAATCGTTTCTTGAGGTGAGTGTTCCACACATTCTTGATCTCGTTGTCTGTTCTTCCCAAGTGTGATGCTATCTTTGACCACCTGATCAATCACCGCACTAACTAGTTACATTTCTTTCTTGTATATA is a genomic window containing:
- the LOC108810815 gene encoding nucleolar GTP-binding protein 1; this encodes MNKAPSMDRDSMVEVKNRFKKMSVVPDENCFANAILNLKEHQKPAIVIRNTSFCDVRFSYLRKLRLARSCIQAKLSTVIQEFKIINEPVCIDYFEHYFDDLDLALVQLKYARQLLMKIARYFIQLMEKDDCKTLDRCKYLKVNAVGCMYTIAMRCLPILAYIEKVRQHMLAQDVDDVIPDFVLAKKDCTIPHLSAFEVEKATDFVHQDTLRWFEELEEKHGFRLHDSAHKLHDSCKHEEHPLAA